A segment of the Nitrosopumilus sp. genome:
ATCATCAAAGCCTTATCGTCCATGTACAGCGTGGACCAGAATAATACAATTACGACATTTTGAAGCATTAACAGGGCTGCAACTAATACCAGTCCCGAAGTGTAGTAGGATCGAATCACTCTCATGTTTTGGATGTATGTTCCAATCACCACCAGCAATAATCCTATGTTGACAAACGCCGATACGACTGCTGCCAACATAAAGTCAACCATCATACACATCACCGTTGACTTTTGTTAATTTACTTTGTTCCAATTTTCTCCATTATCTCCTCTAGCGCACTTTGATTCTCTTTTATGATCCGTGTTAGCATGTACTCTGCTGCATATTCTTTTTCTGCCTTTACCACCAGATTGTTTTTTGCAAGAATCTTTACGTGATGAATCACTGTTTTATGATCCAAGTCTAGCACTGTCGCAATCTTGTTTGCGTTCATCGGGGTCTCCTTTATCAGGTTGAGTATTTTTGCCCTGTTAACCCCGCCTCTGGTACCTGCTATGATTGACCAAAGTATCATCTTGAATCTCGGATCCGTATTGGAATTGTCTTTTCCTGTATTAGCACCTGTAAAACTAAACAAACCTTTTGGCATCATGATGGAAAAAGAAATGATGGGAAATTCAAAAGGCATCATGGCCATTTTAAAAAGAACAAATTTCCGATATAAAAACCAGAAATAGTTTGCATTAAAACCATCTGTTACATTAAAAATAAAAAATTAGGAAGAAGATAAATCTGAACTTCCAAAGAGAACGCCGAATGATTTACACCAAATCAGCACGTTGTTGTATTTTGAAATATCCGTGTCTGCTGGAATATCATAATTTTGATTCCCACTGCTTGCCTTTAGCATGCCAAGACTGACAAAGTCTGATGCCTTGTCGTCTGTGGCCAAGTACACATACAAATCTGGTCCGTTGGTTGACTTGAAGTTCTCTAGTCTTAATACTTCAGTCCCGTCTTCCAATGTAATTGTATATGCGTTTCCTTGAGCATCATGAATTCCGTCACCCGCACCAACAAATGTACCTGAAAATGACTTTGTGAATATTTTCTCTTCGTCCGTCATGGATTTCTCTTCGTCCGTCATGGATTTTTTATCTTCCATCTTTGGTGAAATAATTGCGCCAGTTGGCAATGCCTCATTTACAGATGATTCTGTAAAATATGGGGACACTACAAGTGCCCCTGCTATTCCAACTATGGCTACTGCAATAATGACCAATAATGAATTGTTCATACATTGATGACAATTTTTTGCTATAAAGCGGATTGTCCATTTTTCACCCCAATCTTTTCACTTTTCCTCTCTAGTTTTTTTAAGTCTGATAATTTCCAATTCACACATGTTTATCGAATTGTAAAATCTGTAGTAAATCGATGGAATTCAAATCCTTGATTGAATGTAATGCGATGTACACTATGATTACTTCAGTCAAGCACTGTTATCACATAATCGTGAATACATTTCATGTTTTCACTGTGCGTGTTGCTCCAATTCTTCCAGAACTCCTCTATTGTATCAATTGAATCCGTTTCGTGTGTATGATCCATCTTGCAGTTTTTGCATGTGAGTCTGTATTCTACCATAATGTAAATTAAAAAATCTGACTTTATGAACCTGTGTGTAAGAAATGCAGTTCGCAGTGAAATATTTTCAAGATTTCAAAAATTTTTCTCGACATTTTTGATCATTTGCAGTACGAATCCATAGACATGCTTAAGTCTGATAATTCTCTATTGTGTATAAGAGCAAAGCGCACCTCTACCCCCTGAGTTTGAAGTACTCTAAAGGAAACCAACCGGGATTTTGCATGGGCTGTGTTCTTTTTTAATTTTCATGGACGTGTCGGGTTTTGCCTGATCTGTTTTATTCGATGAGTGTGACTGCGTCTAGTTATTTATTCAGGTATGTTTTACCCTGGTGTATTGGGATTACTATATACTAAACTTTACATGGATTTTGATGCTGAGGAATGGACCCAGATTTCTAATGATCCGATTGTTTTTCAGGCTTTGAAAAAAAATACTATGTTGGAGATAGATGACGTGTCTCACAAATCATACAAATTAAATTTCAAGCAAGGTGGAACAATCAACATGTTCAGAGTAACTGGAAAATTCCGTCTTACGTGGGATGATGATTCACTTACGGGTTCTAAGACTGATAACGGAGGCTTGTGAGCCGTATCATGTCATTAGAGAATAAAATCAAAGAGGCTTTGGATAACTTTGAGAACACGTCAACAGAACAGTTTCTTGAAATTTTAAACCAGATAAAACCTCACTTTAAAAATAAACTGATTTCTGAATATCTCCAAGGGAAGATCCAAAAAATTCTTGATTCTGCAGATGATGTGGAAAAAAAGAAACAATGCAAGGCACTATTGCCATATCTTGACTGGTATCTACAAGGTCTGTGAAATTAAGTCACAAAAACAAATCTCTTCAAGTTATTGATTATTGCAACCGTTGAGAATTTTTATTTTTTATGGATAGTTGATGACGAGTTATTCAAACTGATTTATTTTCTTTAATGCAATTTTAATAATCTCCAAATCTTTTTTTGCCTGCGACATGTCTCCGACCAATTTCA
Coding sequences within it:
- a CDS encoding ArsR family transcriptional regulator encodes the protein MMPFEFPIISFSIMMPKGLFSFTGANTGKDNSNTDPRFKMILWSIIAGTRGGVNRAKILNLIKETPMNANKIATVLDLDHKTVIHHVKILAKNNLVVKAEKEYAAEYMLTRIIKENQSALEEIMEKIGTK